AACCGGCCCCCGATCGCAACAAGGCCGAAAAACGCGATGACCGTGGTCAGCGTGGCGGCAAAGACCGGCATCGCCATACGCCGGGCGGCATTCTCGGCCGCCACAAGGGGCGCTTCGCCCCAGGCGCGGTGCCGATGATCGGCGTGTTCGCCCACGACAATGGCATCGTCCACGACAATGCCCAGCGTGATGATCAGGCCAAAGAGGGACACCATGTTGATGGTCAGCCCGCCCAGATACATCAGCGCGATGGCCGCCAGCAGCGCAACCGGGATACCGGCAGCCACCCAAAAGGCCGTGCGGGCGTTGAGGAACAGGAACAGCAGCGCAATCACAAGGCCAAGACCCACAATCGCGTTGTCGACCAGAATGTTGAGACGCGCCGATATCGCCTCGGCCCGTGTCCGGATCAACTCGACCGTGACAGAGGGGGGCAGCGTCGCCTGCAGTTCGGCCGCCACTTCGGCCACCTGCCCCTGCATCTCGATCGCATCACCGTTGTTGGACCGGTCCACACGGATTGAAACCGCCGGATCGTCGCCCACGAAATAGCTGCGTTCACGGGCAGAGCCGAGTTGCGTGACCGTCGCCACGTCACGCACCAGCAATTTGGAACCGTCCGTATTCGAGCGCAGTACGATATCCGCGATCTCTTCGGGTGTGCGTTTCTGGGTGCCGGTGCGCACGCGGGCATTGGCCCCGGTCACATCGCCTGCGGGATCGGTATCGACCTCGGCGTTTATGGCCTGTGCGATCTCGGACATCGTGACCTCGTGCGCGATCAGCGACAGCGACGGCACTTCGACCAGCACCTGCGGGGCTGCGACGCCACGGATGGTGGTGCGCGTGATCCCTTTGGCAAAGAGGCGCACAACGAATTCGTCGGCAAACAGGCCCAGTTGCTGCGGATCGACCGGACCGGTGATGACCACATCGGTCACCCGGTCGCGCCACGCGCCCCGGCGCACGGTGGGTTCGTCCGCTTCCTCGGGCAGCGTGGTGACGGAATCGACGGCCGTTTGCACGTCGTCGGCGGCGCGACCCATGTCCCAGTTTGGTTCAAATTCCAGCGTGATTGTCGCTGATCCCTCGCGCGACCGGGACGACGTGCTTTCCACCCCCTCGACCGCCAGAAGCCCCGGTTCCAGCACCTGTACGATGCCCGCATCCACATCTTCGGCCCCCGCACCGTCCCATGTCACGCTGACGGTCACATTGTCGATGATCACGTCGGGAAAAAACTGTGCCCGCATGTTGGGCACGGCGGCCACACCGGCCACCAGCATGACGAGGAGCAGCAGATTGGCGACCGTGCGGTGGCGCACGAAGTAGCTGAGAATGCCGCCCGCGGCCTTGGGGATACCGCGCGCCATCTATCCGCCCATCCGGCTTTCCAGCCGGGCGACCATGCGTGCGGGCACCCGTGCCTCGGCCAGCCGGGCCAGCACACGTTCCTTGGCGTCGGCCGGCATGCGCTGGTTCGCCTCGACAAAGGCGACAAGGCGGGCGCGGCGTTCGTCGGTCAATTCGACCATCTCGGGCTCTGCCGGGGCGGTGTCGGCCTCTTGTGGGCGCAAGGGACGGACAGAGATGCCTGCGCCCAGAAGGGGCGAGCGTGCCTCGACCACGTCGCGGCCGAGAATGTCGGCGCTGCGCACCAGCACATCATCGCCCTGACGGCGCAACACGGTGACGGGGACGGACGCGAGGCGGTTGTCGTCTTCGAGCACCAGCACCGTGTCGTTCGCGTCAATGGCGGAGGCCGGCAAGCGCACCACGTTGTCGAGCGGTGGTTCGGACACGACCACGGTCACGAAATCGCCCGGCTTGAACCCGACGGCGCTGCCCAGCCGGGCAAAGACAAGCCGCCCGGTCTGCATGTCGCCGCCGCCCGCGCTGGCGCGGTTGACGGTGCCGGTTGCCGTCATATCAATGCCAACAACGTCCAGAATTGCGGTGACTGGCGCGTCGATCACGGACCCCGATGAGTCCAGAAGGCGCGAGAATTGCGCGGTTGAGACACGAAACGCCACTTCGAGCGCCCTGGGATCGATCAGGGTTGCAAGCTGTTCATTTGCCGATACGAGACGGCCCGCCACGAGATCGGTGTCGGTCAACGTGCCATCAAAGGGAGCGATGACCGTGGTGTCGTTCAGCGTGCGTTGCGCCTCGTCCAGGGCGATGCGGGCGCGGGCCAGACGGGTCTGGGCCTGATCGATGCGGGCTTCGGCCGTTGTGACGGCCTGACGGCGCGAAAGTGCGGCCTGACGCGCCGACGCGGCGGCCAGTTCCGCCTCTTCCACCGCTGCGGCGGTGCCCACGCCACGGGCGGCCAGATCTTTTTGACGGCGGAAAGCACGCATCCGCAGGTCGGTCTGGTCCTGCGCGGCCTGTTCTTCGTCACGCGCCAGAACAAGCGCCCGGTCCGCGTCGCGCACTTCGGCCTCGGCATCCATCATGTCGGCCTCGGCGCGGGCCAGCGCCGCCTTGGCGTTGGCCGGATCGATGCGCACCAGCACCTGGCCCGCGGTGACGTCGCCGCCGTCTTCGAACCCGTCGGCCAATTCGATCACGCGGCCCGATACGGCGGCGCGCAATTCCAGTGTGCGACGGCTTTGAACCTCTCCAAACGCTTCGAGCACCGGTGTTTCGGTGCCCGGTTGCGCCTGCACCACACCAACGGCAAAGACCCGTTCGCGCGCGGGCGGGGCGTTGGTTTCCTGCGCCAGCCTGTCCTGGACGGCACCGCCCACGATGGACCCGGCATAGGCAAGCAAGCCGAGGCTGAGTGCAGCCAGCACCAGTCCGATCAGGCTCTGCCTCAAAAATCTCATTCTTTCACGCCCTTAGTCGCCGCGACCGGCATCGTATCACAATTTAGGTGCGCCCGGAAAATGTCCAAGCAACATTACTGTTACGTATGTCCGCACTATTTCCGTCGCTGGTGTTCATCCAGGCGCGGCAGAATTTCCACAAAGTTGCAGGGCCGGTGCCGGTAGTCGAGTTGCCGACCGAGGATTTCGTCCCACGCGTCCTTGCATGCGCCGGGGCTGCCGGGCAGCGCAAATAGGTACGTGCCGTTGCGGACTCCGCCGGTGGCACGGCTTTGCACCGCGGATGTGCCGATCTTTTGCATGGACACGATGGTAAAGACGGTGCCGAAGGCGTCGATTTCCTTTTCGTAAACATCACGATGCGCTTCGACGGTCACATCGCGTCCGGTCAGGCCCGTGCCGCCGGTCGAAATCACGACATCGATCTGGGGATCATCGCACCAGGCGCGCAACTGTTCCGCGATCTGGTGGCGTTCGTCGGGCAGGATCTTTCGATCGGCCAGCATGTGACCAGCCTCTGTCAGCCGCCCGACCAGCACGTCGCCCGAGCGGTCCTGATCCAGGTCGCGGGTGTCGCTGACCGTCAGCACGGCGATGCGGATCGCAATGAAATCAAGGCTGTCGTCGATACGGCTCATGTACGCTCCAATATGGCAAGGCGGGCGGCGAGGGCGGCAAAGACGCTGGCCGAGATGTAGTCGAGCACGCGGCTGCCCTGGGCAAGGCGCTGGCCCACACCGCCTGCGAACACGCCAACTGCGCCGTTGATGATGAACCCGCCCAGGGCCAGCAACGCACCGAAGATCAGGAATTGCCCAAGAACCGCCCCCGCGTCCGGGTCGACGAATTGCGGCACGAAGGCCAGCACGAACAGGATCACCTTGGGGTTTGTCAGGTTGACCATCAGCCCCGCCCGGAAAGCACGGCCCGGTACCGCGGGCCCGACACCCGCATGCGACCGGCTGCGCAGGGTCTGAAGGGCCAGCCACAGCAGGTAGCCAACGCCGACCCAACGGATCACCTCGAACGCCACCGGCACTGCGGCAACAAGCGCGCCCAGGCCCAAACCGGCCAGCAACGTATGGATGAATGCGCCCAGCGAAATCCCGGCACTCGCCGCCAACGCGGCCCGTGGGCCGGCACGCGCCCCCTGCCCCAGACAGAACATCATGTCGGCCCCCGGCGTCAGGTTCAACGCCAGCCCGGCAGGGACAAAGGCCAGCAGCAGGACAGGATCAACCATCGCGCAACCGCGCCTGCAGGCTGAGCAGATCAGCCCAGGCCTCGCGCTTTGCCGCCGGGTTGCGCAAGAGATATGCCGGGTGGAACATGGGCAGCGCCGGTTTGCCCTGCGCTTCGGTCCAGTCGCCGCGCAGACGCGTGATGCCGCGCTTGCCCAGAAGCGCCTGGCACGAATGGTTGCCCGCGATCACCAGCACATCGGGGTTGGCCAGCTCGATATGACGATTGAGGAAAGGTTGCATCATCGCGACTTCCTCGGGCTTGGGATCGCGGTTTTGGGGCGGGCGCCACGGCAGGACATTGGTGATGTAGACGCTGTCGTGGCGGCGCAAGTTGATGGCGGCAAGCATCTTGTCCAGAAGCTGACCCGCGCGCCCGACAAAGGGTTTGCCCTGCATATCCTCGTCCCGACCGGGTGCTTCGCCCACGATCATCACGCGGGCCCCGGGCTGACCGTCGGAAAACACAAGGTTGCGCGCACCTCGCTTCAACTCGCAATGATCAAACGCCGCAAGGGCGGCCCGCAGGCCATCAAGGTCCTGCGCCGCCGCCGCCGCGTCCCGCGCGACGGCAACAGGGTCGGGACCGGCAGGCATGGCGGTGGCCGGTGCCACAGCCTGCGGCGTATCCGGGGTCTTTGGCCTCGCGGCCCTGGGGGCGGATGCAGGCACGGCATAGCGGTTCACCGGTGCATCGGCGATGCACTCGTCCGCGCCCAGCTCGATCTGCCAGGCAAGGGCCGCAAGGGCGCTGTGATACTCTGCCGATTCCATGGCGCGATCCTACGCCCGGCAGCCGGGAACCGGAATGCCCATTCATTGTTCCTCAAATATGCAAATCCAACCGCTTGCCGCCCCGCCCCGCCGCCGCCTATAAGCGCCCGAGCACGCCAAGGGATGCCCATGACCTTTACCCACCGCCACCTTCTGGGGATCGAACACCTGCGCCCCGAAGAAATCGTGACCCTTCTGGACCTGGCCGAAGACTATGTCGACCTGAACCGCGCCGCCGACAAGCACCGCGACGCCCTGGCCGGTCTGACCCAGATCAACATGTTCTTTGAAAACTCCACCCGCACGCAGGCCAGTTTCGAACTGGCGGGCAAGCGGCTGGGCGCGGATGTGATGAACATGGCGATGCAGGCCTCGTCCATCACCAAGGGCGAGACGCTGATCGACACGGCCATGACGCTGAACGCGATGCATCCCGACCTGCTGGTGGTGCGCCACCCGCATTCCGGGGCCGTGGACCTGCTGGCGCAAAAGGTGAACTGCGCCGTCCTGAACGCCGGTGACGGGCGGCACGAGCACCCCACCCAGGCCCTGCTGGATGCGCTGACCATCCGGCGGGCAAAGGGGCGGCTGCACCGGTTGAACATCGCCATCTGCGGTGACATCGCCCATTCCCGCGTGGCGCGGTCGAACATCATCCTTCTGGGCAAGATGGAAAACCGCATCCGCCTGATCGGCCCGCCGACCCTGATGCCCACGGGCATTTCCGAGTTTGGCGTCGAGGTTCATGACGACATGGCGAAGGGGCTGGAGGATGTGGACGTGGTGATGATGCTGCGCCTGCAACGCGAACGCATGGATGGGGGTTTCATCCCGTCGGAACGCGAATATTACCACCGGTTTGGCCTGGACGGTGACAAGCTGGCCCATGCCAAGCCCGACGCCATCGTCATGCACCCCGGCCCCATGAACCGCGGGGTCGAGATTGACGGCACGCTGGCCGACGACATCAACCGAAGCGTCATTCAGGATCAGGTCGAAATGGGCGTGGCCGTCCGCATGGCGGCCATGGACCTTTTGGCCCGAAACCTGCGCAATGTGCGGGGGGCGGCATGACCGACGCACTGCACGTGCCCCGCAACGAACGCGGCGTGATCCGGGTCTTTGCCCTGTCGATGACGGATGACGAGGCGCGCCAGGTCAAGGACGATCCGGAGCTGATCGCCGCGGCCCTCGGTGCGCCCGTGAACACGGACCAGATCGAAGTGTTTCCGGTGTCCGACCTGGAAGGCATCGGGCTGGTTGGCTATCTGCTGGAAGGCAATGCGGTGCCCATGGACCAGCTGGCACCCGACCGCGGCAAGCTGGACAAGCTGGGCGGGTGGGTCATGATCGTGTTTTCACTGGCCTTCGAGGACCGCGAAACCGTGCTTGACCCTGCGTCGTCGCTGACCCTGATCGGGACCTACGGCGAGGGGCGCACAGATTGGCGCGCAACCGAAACCGTGGACGCAGACAGCGCGCAACCCTATTCCGCGCCGACGGAAACGGTGCGGAAGAAGCCATCGGATGCAGCCATGTCCGGCCGGATCGCGATGATTGCACTGCTTATTCTGGGCCTACTGACCTGGGCAATGATTTGGATTGGTGGATGACAGATCTTCTCTTGACCAACGCCAAGCTGCTGGACCCCGAAGGCACCGTGACCACCGGTGCCCTTGGGGTGACGGATGGTCGGATCAGCGCCGTGATTACCGATGGCAGCCCCCTGCCAGAAGCCGGCGCCGTCATTGAGTGCGACCGCAAGCATCTTGCCCCGGGGATCATCGATATCGGCGTCAAGGTCTGCGAGCCGGGCGAGCGGCACAAGGAAAGCTTTGGTTCCGCAGGCCTTGCCGCCGCTGCGGGGGGCGTCACCACCATGGTCACCCGCCCCGATACGGACCCCGCCATCGACAATCCCGAAACGCTTGAATTCGTCATCCGACGCGCGCGCGAGGCCGCGCCCGTCAACGTGCTGCCTATGGCCGCCTTGACCAAGGGGCGGCAGGGGCGCGAGATGACCGAGATCGGGTTTCTGCTGGACGCCGGTGCCGTTGCCTTTACCGATTGCGACCATGTCGTCACGGACAGCAAGGTCTTTGCCCGCGCGCTCACCTATGCCCGGTCGCTCGGGGCGCTGGTTCTGGGCCACCCGCAAGAGCCGGGGCTGAGCGCGGGGGCGGCAGCCACAAGCGGTAAGTTTGCCTCGCTGCGCGGCCTTCCGGCGGTGTCGCCCATGGCCGAACGCATGGGGCTCGACCGCGACATCGCCATGGTCGAGATGACCGGCGCGCGCTATCACGCCGACCAGGTCACGGCCGCCCGCGCGCTGCCCCCGCTGGCGCGGGCCAAGGCCAACGGGTTCGACATCACGGCAGGCACCTCGATCCACCACCTGACGCTGAATGCGCTCGATGTGGCCGACTACCGCACCTTCTTCAAGATCAAGCCGCCGTTGCGCGACGAAGAGGACCGGGTCGCGATGGCCGAGGCCGTGCAGACTGGCCTGATCGACATCATCAGTTCCATGCACACGCCGCAGGACGAGGAAAGCAAGCGCCTGCCGTTCGAGGCGGCCGCCTCGGGCGCGGTCGCGCTGGAAACGCTGCTGCCCGCCGCGATGCGCCTGTTTCACGCCGACCAGATTGATCTGCCCACGCTGTGGCGTGCGATGTCGCTGAACCCAGCCAGGCGCTTGGGCCTTGATGCCGGGCGTCTGGCCGTCGGTGCGCCTGCCGACCTGGTGCTGTTCGATCCGCACGCCCCGTTTGTGATGGATCGTGCCACACTGCACTCCAAATCGCGCAACACCCCGTTTGACGGGGCGCGGATGCAGGGTAAGGTCCTGCAAACCTTTGTCGCTGGCCGTTCCGTTTACAAGAAACCCTGATGCCCCTGATCGAAAGCACCATTGCCGCGCTCGCCCTGTGGGCCGTGATTGGCTATGCCCTTGGCTCCATCCCCTTCGGGATGGTTCTGGCCCGCATAATGGGCCTGGGCAACCTGCGAGAGATCGGGTCGGGCAATATCGGCGCCACCAACGTGCTGCGGACCGGCAACAAGACGGCGGCGGCGCTGACGTTGCTGCTGGACGCGGGCAAGGGCGCGGCGGCCTTGCTGCTGGCGCGGCTGGTCACCGGGCACGAGGATGCAGCCCAGGTTGCGGGCCTTGCCGCAATGCTGGGCCACTGCTTTCCCATCTGGCTCGGGTTCAAGGGCGGCAAGGGCGTCGCGACCTTTCTTGGACTGCTGATTGCCCTCCATTGGCCGGTCGGGCTTGGGGCCTGCGTGGCATGGCTTGTCGGGGCCGCATTGTCGCGGATCTCGTCCATGGGCGCGCTGGTTGCGGCGGCCGCCTCGACCTTCCTGATGGTGTTTCTGGGCTATCCGGACGGGCTGTTCCTGGGCGTGATCCTGACCTTGCTGATCTTTGTCCGTCACCGCGAGAACATCCGCCGCATCAAGGCGGGCACCGAGCCGAAGATCGGCAAGAAAACCGCATGACACCGTTCGCGCAGGCCCTCGCGGCCCTGCCGGACGGCACGTTCTATGGCACAGCACATGGTCGCCGCTATGTGGCGACAAAATCCAGCTTTGCAAACGGCAAGTCCACGAAGCTGGTGGCCGAGGAACTGGGCGGCCCGGACTATATCAGCCTGAACTGGTATACGCTCGAAACAGGCGGTCGGCTGAAACCCTGCGAAATGCCCGAGGCCAAGGTGCGCGCCTTTGTGGACGCGCTGGTGCCGGACGCCTAAGCTGCCCACATGACAGACATCAACCTGCCCCTGATCCTGCTGGCCGCGCTTCTGGCAGGCGCCAGCCCCGGCCCCGCGACACTGACAATTGCGGGCACATCCATGTCCTCGGGCCGTCGCGCCGGTCTGGCCGTCGCATCCGGTGTCACGACCGGGTCGTTCATGTGGTCGGTCTCTGCCGCGTTCGGGCTTGGCGCGATCATGCTGGCCAATGCCTGGCTGTTCGAGCTCGTGCGCTACGCCGGGGCGGCCTACTTGGGGTGGCTGGCGTTGAAATCCGCACGTTCCGCATGGTTGGGTGCAGCACTGACAGTGCCGCCTGTGGCGTCGCGGTCCAACCGGGGCCACTATGCCAAGGGACTGGCGCTGCACCTCACCAACCCCAAGGCCATCCTGTTTTTCGGCGCGCTCTATTCCGTGGGTGTGCCCCCCGGCACGCCCGTGACGGCCCTTGCCACGGTGATCCTTGCGGTGGGCACCCTCAGCTTTGCGGTGTTCCACGGCTACGCGTTAATCTTTTCCTCAGCGCCCATGACCCGTGCCTACACAAAGGCCAAACGTGGGTTCGAGGCGGTCTTTGCCATCTTCTTTGGCGCAGCGGCCTGGCGCATCCTGACGGCGCGGCTGGCATAGCGACCCAAGGTGCGCATTCCCTGCGCACCGTCTGTTATCAATAGGAATAATCCGCAAAGACGCGGCTGATATCCCCGCCCCAATCGCCATGATAGCGATCCAGCAACTCGTCCGCGGGCGCCTTGCCCGTCTCGACGCTTTCCTGAAGCGCATTCAGAAAATGGGTTTCGTCCGGGATCAATCCACCGGCGCCGGGCCGGGCGCGGGCGGCCAGCCCCGCGCGCGAGATCGCAACCGCCTCGCGCGCCAGATCATGCATTTTTACGCCGTTCACCTCGGCCTGCAGCCCATCAACCGACGCAGCAACGCGCAACCCCTCGCGCGTTTCTGCGTCCAGATCCCTGACCAGGTCCCAGGCTGCATCCAATGCCGTCTGATCATAGGTCAGCCCGACCCAGAACGCGGGCAACGCGCACAGGCGCCGCCACGGCCCGCCGTCGGCGCCACGCATTTCGATGAATTTCTTGACGCGGGCCTCGGGAAAGGCAGTGGTCAGGTGATCCGCCCAATCGCTGAGGGTCGGGGTTTCACCCGGCAGCGCAGGCAGCCTGCCTTGCAGAAAGTCGCGAAAGGATTGGCCCAGCGCATCCACGTATTTGCCATCGCGGTAAACAAAATACATCGGCACATCGAGCGCGTATTGGACCCACCGTTCAAAACCGAACCCGTCCTCGAACACAAAGGGGATCATCCCGGTGCGATCCGGGTCCAGATCGCGCCACACCCGGCTGCGCCAGGATTTGTGACCGTTCAGCTTGTTTTCAAAGAAGGGCGAATTGGCAAACAGCGCTACGGCCACAGGTTGAAGCGCAATCGCCACGCGCATCTTCTGGACCATGTCGGCTTCGGTCGCGAAATCGAGGTTCACCTGCACCGTACACGTGCGGCGCATCATCACACGGCCCATGGTGCCGACCTTGCCCATATAGGCATCCATCAGCGTGTAGCGCCCCTTGGGCATGAGGGGCATTTCCTCATGCGACCAAGTCGGGGCTGCCCCAAGACCGATAAAGCCGACGCCGATCTCGTTCGCGATGTCCATGACCTCGCGCAGGTGGCTGTTCACCTCGTCGCAGGTCTCGTGAATGGTCTCAAGCGGCGCACCGGACAGTTCCAGCGCGCCACCGGGTTCCAGCGAAACATTCGCGCCGTCCTTTTCCAGCCCGATCAGTTTGCCGCCTTCGCGAATCTCGGCCCAGGCATGCCGGTCGCGCAGGGCACTCAGCACCGCCTCGATGGACCGTGCACCTGCGTAGGGCAAAGGTTTCAGGGTGTCGCGGCAATAGCCGAACTTCTCGTGTTCGGTGCCGATGCGCCACTGGTCCTTGGGCTTGCAGCCATCCGCCAGGTACTGGGCCAGTTGGTCGTGATGTTCAATCGGTCCGCCGCCGGATTGAGGGATGGACATTGGGGGCGCTCCGATTTGCGTCTGCTTACGAGGTATTAGGGATGGGGCGAATTGGCGGGGGTGTCAATGTGCGGAACCCGTGCACATGGTCACGGTGGTGTGCGCATTTATGCGCGGCCCTGCGGTTCCATTTGCGCCAGCGACGGCGCGCTGCGCTCCCAGATCAACACAGGTGCCCCGGCGTCCGCACGCAGTTTCGCAAGCATCCGCTCGGTCTTGAGCCCCGGAAGGGCCGCAAACGCATCAAAGAGCGCGTCCGCCCCATCGGCATCGACCGGGATCAACAGCGGCGGATGGTCCGGCTGGTCCAGCCGCCAATGCGCCGGTTTCTGCCCGCCATCCAGGGTCAGCCGCTGCACTTCGCGCAGGGAAACGGACCCGCCCGTCAGCGGCCCGAAATAGATGACTTCGCCCTCGACCACCTGCACGGTTCCAAGGCCCCCGCCCGCCCCGCGAAACCGCCCGCGCTGAAGACCCACCATGATCAGGGCACCCGCCCCCACCAGCATGACCGGCGCGACATAGCCCAGCACACCGCGGGCCTGCGCCAGCAGCCACAGCGCCAGAACGGCAAGGGCTGCGCCCGCCAGCACCTCGCGCCAGCGCCACAGCGCGGCTTTGGCTTCAGGTCGGAAAAACATCAGTGCGCTCCCCTGATTTCGACGGGCGCACCAAACAGAGCGACCCGATAGGTGCCAATGCGCCTGAACCCGATGCTTTCATAGGCCCGCGCGGCAGGGGCCGATGCGGCACACAGGATCGCACGTGTGATACCCCGGGCGCGGGCTTCGGACAGATGCGCCGCGACGACGCGGCGGCCATAGCCGCGATTGCGCAAGGGACGCGGGACAAAGACGCCACCCACCTGCACGACATCCGCCACCTCGGCATTGAAATCCGTCATCGCAACCGGTGCATTTTCGGAGAGGAGAAGGCGGCACGTCTGCCTTTCGATCGCCCGCTGCGCACGGGCGCGGGCATCGCAGCGCATGGCGTCTTCGCTGTCGCCGAAATCCGTGTCTTGCAGATAGGCATAAAACCATGCCTCCAACATCGACCGATCGGCGGCGTTCGGGGGCCGCAGTGAGGCAAAAGGGCCTTTCAGCCGCTCCAGATCCATGTCGTATAGCGGCTCGGGCGTGTCGTCCCACATCCGGGTGTCCGCCAGTCCAAACTCGCGCAGCACATGGGCAACCTGCTTGCTGACGCCCGTCATGCCCCGCACGGTCCGCCCGCGCCAGGCCGCGATTGCCTCGGACAGGTTCCGTGGCGGGTTCGGCAGTTGCGCCAGCAGATAGCCCCCGTTGGTCAGGCCCAGAACGCCACACACCTGACGGTCCTTTTCGATCATGAACATTTCGGTCGCATGGGCGGCGTCAGAAGCCACAAGGCCGTGCGCAGCCAGGTTTGAACGCAAGAACATCGACGTTGCGGGATGCGTGGCCAAAAACGCCTCGATCCGCTGGGCATCGTCAGGCCGCGCCCGTCGTAGGGCACAGGTGTCCTGCACCGTCATGCCCAATCCCCCAAGCGCTGCTGCCAGACGGTCAGGGCGGCCACCGCCGCCGTGTCGGCGCGCAGGATACGTGGCCCAAGCTGCACGGCGTGGGCGCGCTCCGTCCGGTGCAATTGGGCCCGTTCCTTGTCCGAAAACCCGCCCTCCGGCCCGATCAGAATGGCCCACGGACCGGGGATGTCAGGCAAGGCAAAGCTGTCCTCCGCCCCCGCCAGCGCCTCGTCGCAGAACATCAGATGCCTGTCGCCCAGCTGCGCCAGGGCACGATCCAACCTCTGCAGGTCTGCCACCTCGGGCACATAGGTACCGCCGCATTGCTCTGCCGCCTCGATGGCGTGTGCCTGAAGGCGGTCCCGCTGGATGCGACCGGCATTGGTGAAAGCCGTCTGGACCGGCACGATGCGCCGCGCGCCCATTTCGGCCGCCTTTTCCACGATGAAATCCGTGCGCGCCTTCTTGATCGGCGCAAACAACAGCCACAGGTCCGGCGGGATGTGCAGGGGCCGGGTCTGTGTGGCGCACACCAGCGTGCCACCACGCTTGCCCGCCTCGACCACGTCGGCCCGCCATTCACCGCCCGTCCCGTTGAACAACAGCACCGCACCACCCACGCCCAGCCGCATCACGCCAAAGAGATAATGCGCCTGCTCCCGCGACAGCGGAACCGATTGCCCCTGCCCCAGCGGGTGCTCTACATACAGGCGTATCTTTGCGTCACTCATGAGCCCCTACATATGACCAAGCCTGCGCCTGCACCAGACGGACAAGTCGCCGATGCCGAAGATCACAATTGGGTTGATCGATACGCACCTGCCAGCGCGCGGCCCTATCTGCGTCTGAGCAGGCTCGACCGCCCGACACCCGTGCTCTTTCTGCTGCTGCCCTGCTGGTGGGGGCTGGCGCTTGCCGTGTTGCATGACCAGACCCCGCGCCTCGAAGATATATGGATCATCGTGGGCTGCGCCATGGGTGCGCTGCTGATGCGCGGTGCGGGCTGCACCTGGAACGACATCACCGACCGCAACTTCGACGGACAGGTCGAGCGTACCCGGTCGCGGCCGATCCCCGCCGGACATGTCAACGTGCGAGGGGCCGTTGTCTGGATGTGCCTGCAGGCGGTGATCGCCTTCGGCATCCTGCTCACGTTCAACACCGCCGCGATCCTGCTGGGCATCCTCGCCCTGCTGCCGGTGGCGGTCTACCCGTTCGCCAAACGGTTCACCTGGTGGCCACAGGTGTTTCTGGGGCTGGCCTTCAACTGGGGGGCGCTGCTGGCGTGGACGGCCCATACCGGGGCGTTGGAGGCGCCCGCCGTCGTGCTCTACTGTGCCGGGATTGCGTGGACGCTCTTCTACGACACGATCT
The DNA window shown above is from uncultured Tateyamaria sp. and carries:
- a CDS encoding LysE family transporter; this encodes MTDINLPLILLAALLAGASPGPATLTIAGTSMSSGRRAGLAVASGVTTGSFMWSVSAAFGLGAIMLANAWLFELVRYAGAAYLGWLALKSARSAWLGAALTVPPVASRSNRGHYAKGLALHLTNPKAILFFGALYSVGVPPGTPVTALATVILAVGTLSFAVFHGYALIFSSAPMTRAYTKAKRGFEAVFAIFFGAAAWRILTARLA
- a CDS encoding glutamate--cysteine ligase, with amino-acid sequence MSIPQSGGGPIEHHDQLAQYLADGCKPKDQWRIGTEHEKFGYCRDTLKPLPYAGARSIEAVLSALRDRHAWAEIREGGKLIGLEKDGANVSLEPGGALELSGAPLETIHETCDEVNSHLREVMDIANEIGVGFIGLGAAPTWSHEEMPLMPKGRYTLMDAYMGKVGTMGRVMMRRTCTVQVNLDFATEADMVQKMRVAIALQPVAVALFANSPFFENKLNGHKSWRSRVWRDLDPDRTGMIPFVFEDGFGFERWVQYALDVPMYFVYRDGKYVDALGQSFRDFLQGRLPALPGETPTLSDWADHLTTAFPEARVKKFIEMRGADGGPWRRLCALPAFWVGLTYDQTALDAAWDLVRDLDAETREGLRVAASVDGLQAEVNGVKMHDLAREAVAISRAGLAARARPGAGGLIPDETHFLNALQESVETGKAPADELLDRYHGDWGGDISRVFADYSY
- a CDS encoding GNAT family N-acetyltransferase, whose translation is MTVQDTCALRRARPDDAQRIEAFLATHPATSMFLRSNLAAHGLVASDAAHATEMFMIEKDRQVCGVLGLTNGGYLLAQLPNPPRNLSEAIAAWRGRTVRGMTGVSKQVAHVLREFGLADTRMWDDTPEPLYDMDLERLKGPFASLRPPNAADRSMLEAWFYAYLQDTDFGDSEDAMRCDARARAQRAIERQTCRLLLSENAPVAMTDFNAEVADVVQVGGVFVPRPLRNRGYGRRVVAAHLSEARARGITRAILCAASAPAARAYESIGFRRIGTYRVALFGAPVEIRGAH
- a CDS encoding 16S rRNA (uracil(1498)-N(3))-methyltransferase — its product is MSDAKIRLYVEHPLGQGQSVPLSREQAHYLFGVMRLGVGGAVLLFNGTGGEWRADVVEAGKRGGTLVCATQTRPLHIPPDLWLLFAPIKKARTDFIVEKAAEMGARRIVPVQTAFTNAGRIQRDRLQAHAIEAAEQCGGTYVPEVADLQRLDRALAQLGDRHLMFCDEALAGAEDSFALPDIPGPWAILIGPEGGFSDKERAQLHRTERAHAVQLGPRILRADTAAVAALTVWQQRLGDWA
- the ubiA gene encoding 4-hydroxybenzoate octaprenyltransferase, translated to MTKPAPAPDGQVADAEDHNWVDRYAPASARPYLRLSRLDRPTPVLFLLLPCWWGLALAVLHDQTPRLEDIWIIVGCAMGALLMRGAGCTWNDITDRNFDGQVERTRSRPIPAGHVNVRGAVVWMCLQAVIAFGILLTFNTAAILLGILALLPVAVYPFAKRFTWWPQVFLGLAFNWGALLAWTAHTGALEAPAVVLYCAGIAWTLFYDTIYAHQDTEDDALIGVKSTARLFGDQTPQWLRRFLMATVGLMGIAVVSAAIDEANVLAMVLALGGPWAMGWHMAWQLRGLDIEDPAKCLQLFRANRDTGMIPLVFFCAALLV